The nucleotide window TCGCCGTATTGAACGGTTCAAGACCGCTAAGCCAACTTTTTCAAAGGCTGCCGACCTCCTGTTGGCCGTGAAGTGGATTGGTAACGTCGGTAGTCATGGATCAGTAATCCGGGTTCTTGACGTTCTAGATGCGGTCGATATCCTCGATCGGATTATTCAGCAGCTCTATGATACCTCGCCTGCAAGGATTGAACGGAAGGCTGAAGAGATCATCGCCCGTAAGGGGTTGCCGGCAAGCCACATTACAAGCCTGCCCATGCCTCCGTTTTAAGTAATCTCAGTTGGGTTGGTAAGGCCACCTCCGCACGTGAGAGTTGGCGTTGAGCGTTTAGCGCGCCAGAGGTGGGTCGTGTTTCCAGAGTAGATCCAGCTAGATTTTTGAAGCACTCGGATGGTTTGATTCTGCTGCGCCA belongs to Streptomyces glaucescens and includes:
- a CDS encoding DUF4145 domain-containing protein; amino-acid sequence: MESMEEGYREHLTPQFFMPELPLIQSFGDCPKQVREMIEAASPVLWVDPSSAANRLRSSVEALMDWEGIPRKWSSNGKSYNLSLHRRIERFKTAKPTFSKAADLLLAVKWIGNVGSHGSVIRVLDVLDAVDILDRIIQQLYDTSPARIERKAEEIIARKGLPASHITSLPMPPF